A genomic stretch from Erysipelothrix sp. HDW6C includes:
- a CDS encoding aminoglycoside 6-adenylyltransferase translates to MRTETEMLELILGVAAHDPNIRIVAMNGSRTNALVPKDRWQDFDIVFVVDEIKPLLESRSWIDQFGERLIMQTPGDMEPQRWFTFLMQFVDGNRIDLMIVPLDDLEMYLRSDKLLKILLDKDSLISGTLPATDEDYWIKRPSAKEFNACINEFLWVSMYVVKGLKRGELIYAMDHISIMRDMLLQMMAWRVGYKTEYKISIGKNYKLLKLFVEEDLWNRLMQTYNLGAQELVWDALDTLITTFEIVCDRVADTLNFAYNRQEFHNVTKVIYRMREGNENDAFVL, encoded by the coding sequence ATGAGAACCGAAACTGAGATGCTTGAATTGATTTTAGGGGTTGCCGCCCATGATCCCAATATCAGAATTGTTGCAATGAATGGATCGCGAACCAATGCCCTTGTCCCAAAGGATCGCTGGCAGGATTTTGATATTGTCTTTGTTGTCGATGAAATCAAACCGCTTCTTGAGTCGCGCTCGTGGATTGATCAATTTGGGGAACGCTTAATCATGCAAACACCGGGTGATATGGAACCACAACGTTGGTTCACATTCTTGATGCAGTTTGTAGATGGAAATCGTATTGATTTGATGATTGTTCCATTGGATGATTTGGAAATGTATTTACGCAGTGATAAGCTTTTAAAAATCTTGCTGGATAAAGACAGCCTTATCAGCGGAACCTTACCTGCTACGGATGAGGATTATTGGATAAAACGCCCCAGTGCTAAAGAGTTCAATGCATGCATTAATGAGTTTCTGTGGGTATCCATGTATGTCGTTAAAGGACTGAAACGCGGCGAGCTGATTTATGCAATGGACCACATCTCGATCATGCGTGACATGCTCTTGCAAATGATGGCTTGGCGCGTGGGTTACAAAACAGAATATAAAATTAGTATTGGTAAGAATTATAAATTATTGAAACTCTTTGTAGAAGAGGACTTATGGAACCGTTTAATGCAAACCTACAATTTAGGTGCCCAAGAACTCGTGTGGGATGCTTTGGATACCTTAATTACAACCTTTGAAATTGTCTGTGATCGCGTCGCCGATACACTGAATTTTGCTTACAACCGCCAAGAATTCCATAATGTTACAAAGGTAATTTATCGTATGCGTGAAGGTAATGAAAACGACGCATTCGTGTTATAA
- the uvrB gene encoding excinuclease ABC subunit UvrB, which produces MTDKFELVSKFEPKGDQIRAIKELMEGIESGKKEQVLLGATGTGKTFTVSQVIAKLNRPTLVFVHNKTLAGQLYSEFKEFFPNNRVEYFVSNFDYYQPEAYLPGSDTYIEKSSMINQELDMLRHAAQNSVLQRRDTIIVASVASIYATADPEYYKAMLYVMRVGQEISREELMMDLVKRQYVRNDYEQMRGTFRVRGDVIEIVPGDTDDFVVRIEFFGDEIDRIVEVDRITGTIKQGYRVYDIFPANSYARDMVQIRKAADSIEEELKERLEYFKKEDKLVEYQRLKARTEYDLEALREFGMCSGVENYSMHIDGRPPEQRPFTLFDYFPDDYLFIVDESHVSLPQIRGMYNGDQSRKRTLVEFGFRLPSAMNNRPMTFDEFTTVQNQTIYVSATPGDYELERVDNKIVEQIIRPTGLLDPTIEVKPSRGQVDDIVDQILERRERDERVLITTLTVKMAEDLTSYLLETGIKVAYLHHETKTLERIEILRDLRLGKYDVVVGINLLREGLDLPEVSLITILDADKEGFLRSYRSLVQIVGRAARNSNGHVIMYADRMTDSMKRTLEETKRRRDLQIAYNIEHGVTPTTIRKEIRDVIAGKETAELTKKVRGGKRDKKSIQELVERLEKEMREAAAILDFERAAQLRDVILEMKAEL; this is translated from the coding sequence ATGACCGATAAATTTGAGTTGGTTTCAAAGTTTGAACCAAAAGGGGATCAAATACGTGCCATCAAGGAATTGATGGAAGGGATTGAGTCAGGAAAGAAGGAACAAGTTTTACTGGGAGCCACAGGTACCGGTAAAACTTTTACCGTTTCGCAGGTCATTGCAAAACTCAACCGACCAACCCTTGTATTTGTTCACAACAAAACACTTGCAGGGCAGCTTTATTCGGAGTTCAAAGAGTTCTTTCCAAATAATCGGGTAGAGTACTTTGTATCGAACTTTGATTACTATCAACCCGAGGCGTACTTACCGGGAAGTGACACATATATCGAAAAAAGCTCGATGATCAATCAGGAACTGGATATGTTGCGTCATGCAGCACAAAACTCAGTCTTGCAACGTCGTGACACCATTATTGTCGCATCTGTAGCGAGTATTTATGCTACAGCGGATCCTGAATACTATAAAGCGATGCTTTATGTCATGCGCGTGGGTCAGGAAATCAGCCGAGAAGAACTCATGATGGATCTTGTAAAACGACAATATGTTCGTAATGACTACGAGCAGATGCGCGGAACGTTTCGAGTTCGAGGCGATGTGATTGAAATTGTCCCTGGGGATACGGATGACTTTGTTGTTCGTATTGAGTTCTTTGGTGATGAAATTGATCGTATTGTTGAGGTGGATCGTATTACCGGAACCATCAAACAAGGGTATCGCGTCTATGATATCTTCCCTGCAAATTCATATGCACGGGATATGGTCCAGATCCGCAAAGCGGCAGATAGTATTGAAGAAGAACTGAAAGAACGTTTGGAATACTTTAAAAAAGAGGATAAACTCGTTGAGTATCAACGTCTGAAGGCGCGTACGGAGTATGATCTTGAAGCCCTTCGTGAATTTGGAATGTGTTCGGGTGTTGAAAACTACTCAATGCATATTGATGGTCGTCCCCCAGAACAAAGACCATTTACACTCTTTGACTACTTCCCTGACGATTACTTGTTTATTGTTGATGAGTCCCATGTATCCTTGCCGCAAATTCGCGGTATGTACAACGGTGATCAATCACGGAAAAGAACACTCGTTGAGTTTGGATTCCGACTTCCAAGTGCAATGAACAACCGCCCAATGACGTTTGACGAGTTTACAACCGTTCAGAATCAGACCATCTATGTTTCGGCGACACCGGGTGATTATGAGCTTGAACGTGTTGATAATAAAATTGTTGAGCAAATTATCCGTCCAACAGGTCTTTTAGATCCAACAATAGAAGTGAAGCCAAGTCGCGGACAGGTGGATGATATCGTGGATCAAATTCTCGAGCGTCGTGAGCGAGATGAGCGTGTGTTAATTACGACACTGACCGTTAAAATGGCGGAAGACCTCACCAGTTACCTGCTGGAAACAGGAATCAAAGTCGCTTACTTACACCATGAAACAAAGACACTTGAACGTATCGAAATATTGCGTGATCTTCGTTTGGGTAAATACGACGTTGTTGTAGGAATTAACTTGTTACGGGAGGGGTTGGACTTACCGGAAGTAAGTTTGATCACTATTCTTGATGCCGACAAAGAAGGTTTCTTGCGTTCATACCGCTCGCTCGTACAAATTGTTGGGCGTGCTGCGCGTAACTCGAATGGCCATGTCATCATGTACGCGGATCGGATGACAGATTCTATGAAGCGTACATTGGAAGAAACCAAGCGCCGTCGTGATCTGCAAATTGCCTACAATATCGAACATGGCGTCACACCAACAACAATTCGCAAAGAAATTCGCGATGTGATTGCTGGAAAAGAAACTGCTGAACTCACAAAGAAAGTTCGTGGTGGAAAACGAGACAAGAAATCAATCCAAGAATTGGTGGAACGTCTTGAAAAAGAAATGCGTGAAGCAGCAGCGATTCTTGATTTTGAAAGAGCTGCACAACTTCGTGATGTGATTTTAGAAATGAAAGCTGAACTTTAG
- a CDS encoding S41 family peptidase, whose product MDKENGKVQVKLERHVWPDEIASRKKKNKLAAAIVVAVVISFLGGIGVSSLFKDNSIVGNGSKNQGIFERVFNDIRNKWYFTNEMEDPDTELTNNAIKGMLEANGDRHTSFMTPEEMLGLEESINMSFVGIGVQFYEGENVNIITDVFKNSPAEKAGVQAGDIINKVDGVLLSEGDTPVKDRIIGEEGTEVTIEVLRDQKPISITMVRGTVNALASGHMLDDGVAYLEIKSFGRQLGEVTESYFKDFKAQNADKLIIDLRNNGGGYLDAIQSIARLFLQNGDVVYQEKFTDGTIEVYTVSKSVADEYKFDKIVILVNENSASASEVLTLALRDNLGAETVGVKSYGKGTVQTQITYGDKGALKITIAEWLGPTGESINGTGIVPMTESKLPAIFYQTYVKLEEGESIGPDSVHASVAYVQDGLTYLGFHSGRTDGYYDQATLNAFNQYAAIVGLPGDGQITETVMKQIYSSVYADWALNRDARDVQLHKAIEVIKK is encoded by the coding sequence GTGGATAAAGAAAATGGAAAAGTACAAGTCAAACTTGAGCGACATGTTTGGCCTGATGAAATAGCATCACGTAAGAAAAAGAACAAACTTGCAGCTGCAATTGTCGTCGCAGTTGTTATCTCGTTTTTAGGTGGTATTGGAGTCTCATCACTATTTAAAGACAACAGTATCGTAGGCAATGGTTCAAAGAATCAAGGCATTTTTGAACGCGTATTTAATGATATTCGTAACAAATGGTATTTCACAAATGAAATGGAAGATCCAGATACCGAGCTTACCAACAATGCAATAAAAGGTATGTTGGAAGCAAATGGTGATCGTCATACATCGTTTATGACACCCGAAGAAATGTTGGGACTTGAAGAGTCCATCAATATGTCATTTGTTGGGATTGGTGTTCAGTTCTATGAAGGTGAAAACGTAAATATTATAACGGATGTGTTCAAGAATTCACCCGCTGAAAAAGCAGGAGTACAAGCAGGCGATATTATAAATAAAGTCGACGGTGTATTGTTGAGTGAAGGGGATACACCGGTAAAAGATCGTATCATTGGCGAAGAAGGAACTGAAGTGACGATTGAAGTTTTAAGAGATCAAAAACCAATCAGTATTACGATGGTTCGTGGCACTGTAAATGCGCTTGCATCAGGCCACATGCTTGATGATGGTGTCGCATACTTAGAAATTAAATCTTTTGGCCGCCAATTAGGCGAAGTTACAGAATCTTACTTCAAAGATTTCAAGGCACAAAATGCAGATAAGTTGATCATTGATTTACGAAATAATGGTGGTGGTTATTTGGATGCCATTCAAAGCATCGCCCGCCTTTTCTTACAAAATGGTGATGTCGTCTATCAAGAGAAATTTACCGATGGAACGATTGAAGTTTATACGGTAAGTAAATCCGTTGCAGATGAGTATAAATTTGATAAGATTGTTATTTTGGTAAATGAAAACTCAGCGAGTGCATCGGAGGTTCTAACGTTGGCACTTCGAGATAATTTGGGTGCTGAAACTGTCGGAGTGAAATCCTATGGTAAAGGAACTGTGCAAACACAAATTACTTACGGTGATAAAGGTGCGCTAAAAATTACGATTGCAGAATGGCTCGGGCCAACCGGTGAAAGTATCAATGGCACCGGAATTGTTCCAATGACTGAGAGTAAACTTCCAGCTATTTTCTATCAAACCTATGTGAAACTTGAAGAAGGTGAATCAATTGGACCGGATAGTGTGCACGCAAGTGTTGCTTATGTACAAGATGGATTGACTTATCTAGGGTTCCACAGTGGCCGTACTGATGGCTATTATGATCAAGCAACGTTGAATGCGTTCAATCAATATGCTGCAATCGTAGGATTGCCAGGTGATGGACAAATAACTGAGACAGTCATGAAACAAATCTACAGTTCTGTTTATGCTGATTGGGCATTGAATCGTGATGCACGCGATGTTCAATTACACAAAGCAATAGAGGTGATTAAAAAATGA
- a CDS encoding TIGR00730 family Rossman fold protein — protein sequence MKIAVFCGSKMPEESIYRDEAIALANALVAQNIELVYGGAKIGIMGLIADTMLNQGGTVIGVMPHILSDKEIMHTGLTEAILVDDMSERKNIMNEMADAFIAFPGGCGTMDEIFEVITLNQIGHFSKPCGFVNVDGYYDGIETYINRAVAVGFTSPEHGTAITFKKNSIELIDSLIK from the coding sequence ATGAAAATTGCTGTATTCTGCGGCTCAAAAATGCCCGAAGAATCGATTTACCGTGACGAAGCAATCGCCCTTGCCAACGCTTTAGTCGCACAAAATATCGAGCTTGTTTATGGGGGAGCAAAAATTGGTATCATGGGACTCATTGCTGATACTATGTTGAATCAAGGTGGTACCGTTATTGGCGTTATGCCACACATCTTAAGTGACAAAGAGATTATGCATACAGGACTTACTGAAGCAATCCTTGTCGATGATATGTCGGAAAGAAAAAATATCATGAATGAAATGGCAGATGCATTCATTGCCTTCCCTGGAGGATGTGGTACGATGGATGAGATATTCGAGGTCATCACACTCAACCAAATCGGTCACTTCAGTAAACCGTGTGGATTCGTGAATGTTGATGGTTATTACGATGGTATTGAGACTTATATCAATCGCGCTGTTGCTGTAGGATTTACAAGTCCTGAACACGGCACTGCAATCACATTCAAAAAGAATTCAATCGAACTCATCGACTCTCTTATTAAATAA
- a CDS encoding murein hydrolase activator EnvC, producing the protein MKKTFKSAIIISVILFMLLGILAPIFADTAADFEANPAKYETMCRGRIDEENKQICADYRQFLIDRASNNKDLANELAGDLEKIKSDIVSNLGRIQDYTNMIAEFEANIAQFELDIANKETAIAELEVQIKEREGTIKGIEDQVKAFMVNSQSTMRVNGYIEFVMGATDFADIVRRIEGMNNIKRYNEGLIEDLRVEREKLQTDQDLVVAEKDAIEDNKILIEAEKANTELVKVAAQQLQEQLVIQKVNLETQDAAIKEQIAVDEAAASAIVASGSFMNPVPGSQIGESVWHYSGSYGGGVHLGADLPAGVGTPIYAMGNGIVVVADGGCSTNGSWGCNGGLGNHMAMIFEVGGTIYGTLIGHMAQGSFLAGPGSIVDQGAQIGSVGNSGNSYGAHAHVEIFYLGDDSVSAALERWNSSQRTAQFGLGGSSGGTSSTCDARGGAIPCRLNPNDYLQ; encoded by the coding sequence ATGAAGAAAACATTTAAAAGTGCTATTATAATATCGGTGATTTTGTTCATGTTACTAGGGATTCTTGCGCCAATCTTTGCAGACACTGCAGCAGATTTTGAGGCGAATCCTGCCAAATATGAAACAATGTGTCGTGGAAGAATTGATGAAGAGAACAAACAAATATGTGCTGATTATCGTCAATTTTTGATTGATCGTGCAAGCAACAATAAGGATCTTGCCAATGAACTTGCTGGGGACTTGGAGAAGATAAAAAGTGATATTGTTTCCAACTTGGGTCGTATTCAAGACTATACCAATATGATTGCTGAGTTTGAGGCAAATATTGCGCAATTTGAACTCGATATTGCCAACAAAGAAACTGCAATTGCTGAACTTGAAGTACAAATCAAGGAACGCGAAGGTACGATTAAGGGCATTGAAGATCAAGTCAAGGCGTTTATGGTCAATTCTCAATCGACGATGCGCGTCAATGGCTATATTGAATTTGTCATGGGTGCTACAGATTTTGCCGACATTGTGCGTCGTATCGAAGGTATGAATAACATTAAACGCTATAATGAAGGTCTCATTGAAGATTTACGTGTAGAACGTGAAAAGTTACAAACAGATCAAGATTTAGTCGTTGCTGAAAAAGATGCTATTGAAGATAATAAGATTCTTATTGAAGCAGAGAAAGCAAATACTGAACTTGTAAAAGTTGCCGCACAGCAATTGCAAGAACAGCTTGTGATTCAAAAAGTTAATTTAGAAACACAAGATGCAGCAATCAAAGAACAGATTGCTGTTGATGAAGCAGCTGCGAGCGCAATTGTAGCATCAGGTTCATTTATGAATCCAGTTCCTGGTTCACAAATTGGTGAGTCAGTATGGCATTACTCAGGATCATATGGTGGCGGTGTTCACCTTGGTGCTGACCTTCCAGCTGGCGTAGGAACACCAATCTATGCAATGGGTAACGGAATCGTGGTCGTTGCTGATGGTGGGTGTTCAACCAATGGCAGTTGGGGATGTAATGGTGGATTGGGGAATCATATGGCGATGATTTTTGAAGTTGGTGGAACCATTTATGGAACACTGATTGGCCATATGGCTCAAGGTTCATTCTTAGCAGGTCCTGGATCAATTGTGGATCAAGGTGCACAAATTGGCTCAGTCGGAAACTCAGGAAATTCATATGGTGCCCATGCCCATGTTGAAATATTTTACTTGGGTGATGACTCGGTATCAGCAGCTCTTGAACGATGGAATAGCAGTCAGCGAACGGCCCAATTTGGATTGGGTGGATCGTCTGGTGGTACATCATCAACATGCGATGCTCGCGGTGGTGCAATTCCTTGTCGTCTGAATCCAAACGATTATCTACAATAA
- a CDS encoding murein hydrolase activator EnvC: protein MRHRFQSTFKLLLVTVLFLAVTSPIGAISDAEFASNEAYYNELCRGVSTADTVETCKAYREYLNRKIADQSAEKEDLAAQRKSIESDLANNLNLIDEYVAKIKSFEDEAANLQAQIDAKEIEIERLEGLVAERMESIKVLEEDVKTYMVNSQSTMRVNGYIEFIMGARDFADIIRRIDGMNAIKRYNETVISDLRTEREKLVEDQNLVAAEKFDIENAKVEIEAQGEKAKLYEAGLQTIYSELKEQQGLLDVADAKIEAEISANVLSPQDIVDFTPPPDPEPEPGEEGGETPTNPGNGVTSIPVFGARLTETVWDYTWGGTHLGSDMATGIGTPIHAMGDGIVVVATGGCSTNGSFNCNGGLGNHMATIYVGGDGNIYGSLIMHMAQDSFTVGAGSRIRPGQQVGQVGNSGASYGAHAHVEVFYLGKNNTTDGGLPGALERWNSSQRTAQFGLGGSSGGKSSLCSNKGDAIPCRVNPESHVH, encoded by the coding sequence ATGAGACATCGCTTTCAAAGTACATTTAAACTTTTACTCGTCACAGTGCTTTTTTTGGCTGTGACTTCTCCAATTGGAGCAATCAGCGATGCTGAGTTTGCAAGTAATGAAGCGTATTACAATGAGTTGTGCCGTGGTGTCAGTACTGCCGATACCGTGGAAACATGCAAGGCATATCGTGAGTATCTTAATCGGAAAATTGCCGATCAAAGTGCTGAGAAAGAAGATCTTGCTGCGCAACGTAAATCCATTGAAAGCGATCTAGCGAACAATTTAAACCTGATTGATGAGTATGTAGCAAAGATTAAATCCTTTGAAGACGAGGCTGCAAATTTGCAAGCACAAATTGATGCAAAGGAAATAGAAATTGAACGTCTCGAAGGTCTTGTTGCAGAACGTATGGAAAGCATCAAAGTCCTTGAAGAAGATGTTAAAACGTATATGGTTAATTCACAATCAACAATGCGTGTTAACGGATATATTGAGTTTATCATGGGTGCCCGTGATTTTGCGGATATTATCCGTCGTATTGATGGGATGAATGCTATTAAACGCTATAACGAAACAGTCATTTCAGATTTACGGACTGAGCGTGAAAAACTAGTTGAAGATCAAAATCTTGTAGCTGCTGAAAAATTTGACATTGAAAATGCTAAAGTTGAAATTGAAGCGCAAGGTGAAAAAGCAAAGCTGTATGAAGCGGGATTGCAAACAATCTATAGTGAACTGAAAGAACAACAAGGACTCCTTGATGTAGCGGATGCTAAAATTGAAGCAGAAATTAGCGCCAATGTTTTGTCACCGCAAGACATTGTTGACTTTACACCACCGCCAGACCCAGAACCCGAACCGGGTGAAGAAGGTGGCGAAACACCTACGAATCCTGGAAATGGCGTGACTTCTATTCCAGTCTTCGGTGCAAGACTTACTGAAACAGTTTGGGATTACACGTGGGGCGGAACCCATCTCGGCAGTGATATGGCTACAGGAATTGGTACTCCAATTCATGCGATGGGGGATGGTATCGTTGTGGTTGCGACCGGTGGTTGTTCAACCAATGGAAGTTTCAACTGTAATGGTGGCTTGGGAAATCATATGGCTACAATCTATGTAGGTGGTGATGGGAATATCTACGGATCGCTCATCATGCATATGGCTCAAGATAGCTTTACAGTCGGTGCGGGTTCACGAATTCGACCAGGACAACAGGTCGGTCAAGTCGGAAACTCAGGCGCTTCGTATGGTGCGCATGCTCATGTTGAAGTATTCTACTTAGGTAAAAATAATACTACTGATGGTGGACTCCCAGGTGCCTTGGAGCGATGGAATAGCAGTCAAAGAACAGCTCAGTTCGGATTGGGTGGATCGTCAGGTGGCAAGAGTTCCCTCTGTTCAAACAAGGGTGATGCAATTCCGTGTCGGGTTAATCCAGAAAGCCATGTACACTAG